In Saccharomycodes ludwigii strain NBRC 1722 chromosome III, whole genome shotgun sequence, one DNA window encodes the following:
- the NUP159 gene encoding FG-nucleoporin NUP159 (similar to Saccharomyces cerevisiae YIL115C | NUP159 | NUclear Pore) — protein sequence MSLTTLSVGEELETIITDDFGFKPVNSTLLNLVTTSKGGNHETEDKSRKIPYVNQRCLSINEKYFIVSDGLTSHVRIGELDKLRSKLFNNNVEEDNDDIPFLFDNELPNDTIISVESFTDNVNIFYVITQLGKIYQLDISTGVKNDWGQSSKSLNTNIAMCKKQNGSLIILCENGDLLQYNVSTSALTTVANNVEYFDILQTEKIVYSINTEIYIYSVKSKCVVQKFSVSIDAEEEYDNGEQEQPEPLKCLVVEFISNKTFLVVYGTTDTNSEDGDFYNHKIFIIDIENNSVEQTYDVIPPFAQSLRKPTLYKAICVNLNNTYKETVVFASSCSSELSIITVETASNKIATQIPDQDSNRAILPMDPVTDNDTTPIGMALDCWNTDLPILSPCPGVDSATELPLIYVLNNLGQLQAFALFSMQSIKDTTLSLKDTIKLYSGDYFSNTEVEHAITSLDSNLINDSDKLKSSTPNIGLIGDATVESPFDKPVFGAPSFGSIENNNNTESSFGKPAFGAPSFGSNTANSNIESPFGKSAFGTYTATDETKESPFGKPVFGASSFGTSTDTDETKESPFDKPVFGAPSFGSIATNNNAESPFGKPAFGTSTATDENKESPFGKPVFGAPSFGFNATNNNAESPFGKPAFGAPSFGSNATNNNAESPFGKPAFGTSTATDETKESPFSKPVFGASSFGTSTDTDENKESPFDKPVFGAPSFGSIATNNNAESPFGKPPFGTSTTIDENKESPFGKPVFGAPSFGSIATNSNAESPFGKPAFGTSTDTDENKESPFGKPVFGAPSFGSIATNNNAESPFGKPPFGTSTTIDENKESPFGKPVFGAPSFGSIATNSNAESPFGKPAFGTSTATDENKESPFGKPVFGAPSFGSIATNNNAESPFAKPPFGTSTTIDENKESPSAKPAFGNNLFPSYSTSLGDKPLFGTVTTEVKDSPFASLSLNGNSGSTFSKDSLFEDITKENNTVKEHKEEEEEEEEEEEEEEEEEEEEEEEEEEEEEEGEKEEGREKEKEKEKKKEKEEHDGEEDKDTESFEIISEPEREEQGEKSVSDAIITNVKAPDDENFFQGKENKQETESEPFKKDVSQNIQKIEPNADSVEHLNPPFKTEISNNEQSEEIIGKTENGFMKVESDKKDIESNAHFHLNDDISTLSERIIKKASTNKTPLPSLLQEKTLGTVKESSPFDSFSNILKPPAEETKKVSDTSDLKPSFSFTDVIDKAHSKKDEFGNEHSINKPNDEALTIKDQVEDTLARELNKSTTEEKEKEDESVAGSTGNPKNVDTNTFQEAPSILNKNDQSNTSNIEKDTKTETKLEKADASSQTSNENTTEIHVQTDSISVREQEVNATPVLKTAEQQTVQPEIVDNSIFSFENDKRYLASQYPVLKMKPYYYNNASNLTSKYQNPILKTIDELYQLVESELTVLNENLRNFDAVIIDQLNVPFDKDITCLSMDYSWRLSEVSVLNKIIFQAARTGDVKIVNNLANKIDDLEGAQSHFSLEIKQLNKSYDILQLESKVSKTDEETLTASQLQVKLKLEKKIKELSIQFNKISQLLQVLKLFSIDLEGGGACLSPHSKTHIQQLFEGKVDRDTLLNEVRNLRQEVSALTIGSTNTNDKYKRKENSRREVALIANESASIVRVASKINFKSKLGAAFRNKKL from the coding sequence ATGTCTTTGACCACCTTGAGTGTAGGTGAAGAATTGGAAACTATTATAACCGATGATTTTGGATTCAAACCCGTAAATTCTACTTTGTTAAATCTAGTCACAACATCTAAAGGTGGTAATCATGAAACAGAAGATAAATCACGGAAAATCCCATATGTAAATCAACGATGTTTGAGCATCAATGAAAAATACTTCATCGTGTCTGATGGTCTTACTAGTCACGTACGCATTGGTGAATTGGATAAGTTACGTTCTaagttatttaataataatgtcgAGGAAGACAACGACGATATTCCCTTTTTGTTCGATAACGAACTACCTAATGACACTATCATAAGCGTCGAATCTTTTACTGATAATGTAAATATATTCTATGTTATAACACAATTGGGTAAAATATACCAATTAGATATCTCGACTGGTGTGAAAAATGATTGGGGTCAGTCTTCAAAATCTTTGAACACTAATATTGCCATGtgtaaaaaacaaaatggttccctaattattttatgtgAAAATGGCGATTTATTACAATATAACGTTTCTACAAGTGCTTTAACTACAGTGGCTAATAACGTCGAgtattttgatattttgcAGACTGAGAAAATTGTCTACTCCATTAACACAGAGATTTACATCTATTCTGTTAAAAGTAAATGTGttgttcaaaaattttctgTATCCATTGATGCCGAGGAAGAATATGACAATGGTGAGCAAGAGCAACCGGAACCGTTAAAATGCTTGGTTGTTGAATTTATTTCTaacaaaacatttttgGTGGTGTATGGTACTACAGATACAAATTCAGAAGATGGGGACTTTTACAAccataaaatatttataatcgATATTGAAAACAACTCAGTTGAGCAAACATATGATGTCATTCCACCTTTTGCACAGTCATTACGTAAGCCAACTTTATATAAAGCAATTTGTGTCAATTTGAACAACACTTACAAAGAAACCGTGGTTTTTGCAAGTTCATGCTCTTCGGAGTTATCAATTATCACAGTAGAAACGGCATCAAACAAAATTGCTACTCAAATTCCAGATCAAGATAGTAACAGAGCTATTTTACCAATGGACCCAGTTACCGATAATGATACTACTCCAATTGGTATGGCTTTAGATTGTTGGAACACGGATTTACCAATTTTGTCTCCATGCCCTGGTGTCGACTCTGCCACGGAATTACCACTAATTTATGTATTGAACAATTTAGGCCAATTGCAAGCTTTTGCATTATTTTCTATGCAAAGTATCAAAGATACTACATTGAGTTTAAAGGATACTATTAAGCTTTATTCTGGGGATTATTTTAGTAATACTGAGGTGGAGCATGCTATTACTTCCCTTGATTCAAACTTAATTAATGATAGTGATAAACTTAAAAGCAGTACTCCCAATATCGGGTTAATTGGTGATGCTACTGTTGAATCACCATTTGACAAGCCTGTATTTGGTGCACCATCGTTTGGTTCcattgaaaataacaataatactgaATCGTCATTTGGTAAACCTGCATTTGGTGCACCATCATTTGGTTCCAATACAGCCAACAGCAATATTGAATCACCTTTTGGTAAATCTGCATTTGGAACATATACTGCTACCGATGAAACCAAGGAATCGCCATTTGGTAAACCCGTATTTGGTGCATCATCGTTTGGAACATCTACTGATACCGATGAAACCAAGGAATCGCCATTTGACAAGCCTGTGTTTGGTGCACCATCGTTTGGTTCCATTGCaactaacaataatgctGAATCACCATTTGGTAAACCTGCATTTGGAACATCTACTGCTACCGATGAAAATAAGGAATCGCCATTTGGTAAGCCTGTATTTGGTGCACCATCGTTTGGTTTCAATGCaactaacaataatgctGAATCACCATTTGGTAAACCTGCATTTGGTGCACCATCATTTGGTTCCAATGCaactaacaataatgctGAATCACCTTTTGGTAAACCTGCATTTGGAACATCTACTGCCACCGATGAAACCAAGGAATCGCCATTTAGTAAACCCGTATTTGGTGCATCATCGTTTGGAACATCTACTGATACCGATGAAAATAAGGAATCGCCATTTGACAAGCCTGTGTTTGGTGCACCATCGTTTGGTTCCATTGCaactaacaataatgctGAATCACCATTTGGTAAACCTCCGTTTGGAACATCTACCACTATCGATGAAAATAAGGAATCACCATTTGGTAAGCCTGTGTTTGGTGCACCATCGTTTGGTTCCATTGCAACTAACAGTAACGCTGAATCACCATTTGGTAAACCTGCATTTGGAACATCTACTGATACCGATGAAAATAAGGAATCGCCATTTGGTAAGCCTGTGTTTGGTGCACCATCGTTTGGTTCCATTGCaactaacaataatgctGAATCACCATTTGGTAAACCTCCGTTTGGAACATCTACCACTATCGATGAAAATAAGGAATCACCATTTGGTAAGCCTGTGTTTGGTGCACCATCGTTTGGTTCCATTGCAACTAACAGTAACGCTGAATCACCATTTGGTAAACCTGCATTTGGAACATCTACTGCTACCGATGAAAATAAGGAATCGCCATTTGGTAAGCCTGTATTTGGTGCACCATCGTTTGGTTCCATTGCaactaacaataatgctGAATCACCATTTGCTAAACCTCCGTTTGGAACATCTACCACTATCGATGAAAATAAGGAATCACCATCTGCTAAGCCTGCGTTtggtaataatttatttccaTCATATTCTACGTCTCTTGGTGATAAACCCTTGTTTGGTACAGTAACGACTGAAGTAAAGGATTCTCCATTTGCTTCTCTATCATTGAATGGTAATTCTGGCTCTACCTTTAGTAAAGATTCACTTTTTGAAGATATTACTAAAGAGAACAATACTGTTAAAGAGcataaagaagaagaagaagaagaagaagaagaagaagaagaagaagaagaagaagaagaagaagaagaagaagaggaagaagaagaagaggaagaaggagaaaaagaggaaggaagagaaaaagaaaaagaaaaagaaaaaaaaaaagaaaaagaagagcaTGATGGTGAAGAAGATAAAGACACAGaaagttttgaaattattagtGAACCGGAAAGAGAGGAACAGGGTGAGAAATCTGTTTCAGATGCTATAATTACAAATGTTAAGGCTCCAGATGACGAAAACTTTTTCCAAGGAAAAGAGAACAAGCAAGAAACTGAAAGCGaaccttttaaaaaagatgtGTCGCAAaacatacaaaaaatagaacCAAATGCCGATTCAGTTGAACATTTAAATCCTCCATTCAAGACTGAAATTTCTAATAACGAACAAAGTGAGGAAATTATTGGGAAAACAGAAAATGGTTTTATGAAAGTGGAATCAGATAAAAAGGATATTGAAAGTAATGCTCATTTCCACCTTAACGATGATATATCCACTCTTTCGGAAcgtattattaaaaaggCATCCACTAACAAAACACCATTACCTTCACttttacaagaaaaaaccTTAGGCACAGTAAAAGAATCTTCGCCATTTGATAGTTTTTCAAACATTTTAAAGCCTCCAGCTGAAGAAACTAAAAAAGTTTCAGACACTAGTGATTTAAAGCcgtctttttcatttactGACGTTATTGATAAAGCtcattcaaaaaaagatgagTTTGGTAATGAACACTCGATAAACAAACCTAATGACGAAGCACTAACTATTAAGGACCAGGTGGAGGATACATTAGCAAGAGaattaaacaaatcaaCAACAGAAGAGAAGGAAAAAGAGGATGAATCTGTCGCTGGTTCAACGGGCAACCCAAAAAATGTTGATACAAATACTTTTCAAGAAGCCCCAtctattttaaacaaaaacgaTCAATCCAATACTTCTAATATTGAAAAGGATACAAAAACAGAGACAAAATTAGAGAAAGCAGACGCGTCATCTCAAACTTCAAATGAAAACACCACTGAAATCCATGTTCAAACAGATTCGATCAGTGTCAGAGAGCAAGAGGTTAATGCTACTCCAGTGTTGAAAACAGCTGAACAGCAAACTGTCCAACCCGAAATCGTGGataattctattttttcGTTCGAAAACGATAAAAGGTATTTAGCCAGCCAGTATCCAGTGTTAAAGATGAAACCATATTACTACAATAATGCTAGTAATTTAACGTCCAAGTACCAAAACCCCATTTTGAAAACGATTGATGAATTATATCAGCTAGTTGAAAGTGAATTAACAGTACTTAATGAAAATCTACGAAATTTTGATGCTGTGATAATCGATCAATTGAACGTACCGTTCGACAAAGATATTACATGTCTGTCTATGGATTATAGCTGGAGGCTATCAGAGGTATCtgttttgaataaaattatttttcagGCGGCCAGGACCGGTGATGTAAAGATTGTCAATAACTTGGCTAACAAAATTGATGATTTGGAAGGTGCTCAGTCTCATTTTTCTCTCGAGATTAAACAATTGAATAAATCGTATGATATTTTACAATTGGAAAGTAAAGTATCTAAAACTGACGAAGAAACTTTAACCGCTTCTCAATTACaagttaaattaaaattggaaaagaaaattaaagagTTGTCAATACAGTTTAATAAGATATCTCAGTTATTACAAGTTTTAAAACTGTTTTCTATTGATCTAGAAGGTGGGGGAGCATGTCTAAGTCCACATTCAAAGACACATATTCAGCAATTATTTGAGGGGAAAGTTGACAGGGACACTTTATTGAATGAAGTTAGGAATTTACGACAAGAAGTTTCCGCGTTGACAATTGGTTCAACTAATACCAATGATAAATATAAGAGAAAGGAAAATTCAAGAAGGGAAGTTGCGTTAATTGCCAACGAATCAGCTTCCATTGTTAGGGTTGCatctaaaattaatttcaaaagtaAATTAGGTGCAGCATTTAGAAATAAGAAGTTGTAA
- the HIS5 gene encoding histidinol-phosphate transaminase (similar to Saccharomyces cerevisiae YIL116W | HIS5 | HIStidine requiring), which produces MTAGKFDLSNIVRPKIYNLEPYRCARDDFTEGILLDANENAHGPSITISTGFEDLHRYPDPHQVKFKSLMAQFRNKNSKLSVEPLLTSDNLCLGVGSDESVDALIRACCIPGKQKILINPPTYGMYSICAAINDVGVVKIPLTYEDNTFQLNVEKILDTLRSDQDIKLVFITSPGNPTGQYINLADIERICSSWLNGIVVVDEAYIDFGGESASPLVNKYPNLAVFQTVSKSFGLAGIRIGITFASKELSSVLNAMKAPYNISTMASQLGVNALSDKSIQIMQENATKINKEKFRVLKELTSLDCVEDQQIGGLDANFIMIRMKNRDIAKQVYLNLATKAKVVVRYRGTELGCAGGLRITIGTKEENDRLIKEFKNITDQLLK; this is translated from the coding sequence atgactgCTGGGAAGTTTGATTTATCCAATATCGTCAGACCTAAGATCTACAATTTGGAACCATATCGTTGTGCTCGTGATGATTTTACGGAAGGTATTCTATTAGATGCCAACGAAAATGCTCATGGTCCTTCAATAACTATTAGTACTGGGTTCGAAGACTTGCATAGATATCCAGATCCACATCaagttaaatttaaatccCTAATGGCCCAATTTCGTAATAAAAACTCTAAATTGAGTGTTGAACCTTTGCTAACTAGTGATAATTTATGTTTAGGTGTTGGCAGTGATGAATCTGTAGACGCACTTATCCGTGCTTGTTGTATTCcaggaaaacaaaaaatattgattaATCCACCAACTTATGGCATGTATTCTATCTGTGCCGCTATAAACGATGTGGGGGTAGTTAAAATTCCATTAACTTACGAAGACAATACTTTCCAATTAAAtgtagaaaaaatattggacACGTTGAGAAGTGATCAAGATATTAAATTGGTTTTTATTACGTCTCCTGGTAATCCAACTGGCCAGTATATTAACTTGGCTGATATAGAAAGGATTTGTAGTTCTTGGTTAAAtggtattgttgttgtcgaTGAAGCCTATATTGATTTCGGTGGTGAAAGTGCTTCTCCATTGGTTAACAAATACCCAAATTTAGCTGTATTTCAAACCGTATCTAAATCATTTGGTTTAGCTGGTATTCGTATAGGCATAACTTTTGCTTCTAAAGAGTTAAGTTCCGTCTTAAATGCTATGAAGGCGCCATATAATATATCAACTATGGCCTCTCAACTAGGTGTCAATGCGTTAAGCGATAAAAGCATTCAAATAATGCAAGAAAATGCTACCAAAATTAATAAGGAGAAATTCCGTGTTTTAAAAGAGTTAACGTCCTTGGATTGTGTAGAAGATCAACAAATAGGTGGTTTAGACGCAAATTTTATCATGATAAGAATGAAAAATCGTGATATCGCTAAACAAgtttatttgaatttagCAACAAAGGCAAAAGTTGTTGTCAGATATAGAGGTACCGAATTGGGTTGTGCTGGTGGTTTAAGAATTACTATTGGTACaaaggaagaaaatgaTCGATTGattaaagaatttaaaaacataacAGACCAGTTGTTAAAgtag
- the OCA2 gene encoding Oca2p (similar to Saccharomyces cerevisiae YNL056W | OCA2 | Oxidant-induced Cell cycle Arrest), producing MYIPPLNFAPIINSSNDLIYRSGFPMPLNYPFISETLHLKTIIYIGEKTETDLPIEYKNFIKREKIQFYYIPMETTMDPNAQQNMENMLKLILDKRNYPILMHSNKGKHRIGVAAGIIRKILQGWCISGIYQEYSIFTGNLKGEVDLEFITGFMPTNVKVDKRYLPEFVKL from the coding sequence ATGTACATTCCACCATTAAATTTTGCACCCATTATAAATTCAAGTAATGACCTGATATATAGATCTGGGTTTCCAATGCCCTTGAATTATCCATTTATTTCTGAAACATTACACTTAAAAactataatttatataggTGAAAAAACAGAAACTGATTTACCCATTGAATACAAGAATTTTATTAAGAGggaaaaaattcaattttattacatACCGATGGAAACTACCATGGATCCAAATGCCCAGCAAAATATGGAAAACATGTTAAAATTAATCCTAGACAAGAGAAACTATCCCATCTTAATGCATTCCAATAAAGGCAAACACAGAATCGGTGTTGCTGCCGGTATCATACGAAAGATATTACAAGGATGGTGTATTAGTGGTATATATCAAGAATATAGTATATTTACGGGAAATCTTAAGGGGGAAGTTGATTTAGAGTTTATTACTGGATTTATGCCTACCAATGTCAAAGTAGATAAGCGGTATTTGCCTGAATTTGTAAAGTTATAA
- the PRM5 gene encoding pheromone-regulated protein PRM5 (similar to Saccharomyces cerevisiae YIL117C | PRM5 | Pheromone-Regulated Membrane protein (paralog of YNL058C | putative protein of unknown function)), with amino-acid sequence MNTFTEIPTATNNPYIWGSALPNGTVFIIVGSFTGFLIFCIILWYFISIYQSKKLATKNYDYLYYNDKYGHDHNNLNYLDIVTSPIISTSSDLIYKHEKPNNDEIEQSKSKKQDKEDKEDNQKDQKEKASPILITTDNMENKQQQKINIYKTLNNVMTTRLISQRRSLFVSPTKEAMKIVGSFSTNNDTDKHRKTINNDSLKIKPINNNKNITPHFKTLSSFQDEPHLSKRKFISYIIPPLIDDDNQKKPSQFLDDLINNDL; translated from the coding sequence atGAATACATTTACGGAGATACCTACTGCTACCAATAATCCATATATATGGGGCAGTGCCCTTCCCAATGGCACTGTAttcattattgttggaTCATTTACAGGCTTCTTGATCTTTTGTATTATATTATGGTattttatatctatatatcAATCCAAAAAGTTGGCCACCAAaaattatgattatttatattataatgaCAAATATGGACATgatcataataatttaaattatctgGATATAGTTACATCACCAATTATTTCTACATCATCTGACCTAATCTACAAGCATGAGAAACcaaataatgatgaaataGAGCAgtcaaaatcaaaaaaacaagacaAAGAAGACAAAGAAGATAATCAAAAGgatcaaaaagaaaaggctAGCCCAATTTTAATTACCACAGACAATATGGAGaacaaacaacaacaaaaaattaatatatacaaGACTCTCAACAATGTGATGACAACAAGGTTAATTAGTCAAAGAAGATCATTGTTTGTATCTCCAACAAAAGAAGCCATGAAAATTGTTGGTAGCTTTAGCactaataatgatactgACAAGCATCGTAaaactattaataatgactcacttaaaatcaaaccgataaacaacaataaaaatattacacctcattttaaaacattatcTTCTTTTCAAGATGAACCACATTTATCGAAGAGAAAATTTATATCATACATTATACCACCATTaattgatgatgataatcaAAAGAAACCATCACAGTTTCTAGATGAtctaataaataatgatctttaa
- the RHO3 gene encoding Rho family GTPase RHO3 (similar to Saccharomyces cerevisiae YIL118W | RHO3 | Ras HOmolog): MPLCGSSSGTTSQKISSNTGGSNNNKSSSANNNNNSSSKKSNNRPIERKLVILGDGACGKTSLLNVFTRGYFPKVYEPTVFENYIHDIFVDGQHITLSLWDTAGQEEFDRLRSLSYNDTHVIMLCFSVDSKDSFENVQSKWCGEIADFCEGVKLVLVALKCDLRAETQNPQILNPATINGTNNTDNNNNNIRNNNTITYEEGLAMAKKIGALRYLECSAKLNKGVNEAFTEAARVALTAVPKGSEDHYNNNNNNNNNNNNNNNNNSTNNVNINRNNNNNRGNSQRNTNELSKIKSNSSGCTLM, encoded by the coding sequence atgCCACTTTGTGGATCGTCTTCAGGAACAACCTctcaaaaaatatcatcaaaTACTGGTGGttctaataacaataaatctAGCAGCgctaataacaacaataattcCAGCAGTAAGAAATCCAATAATAGACCAATCGAACGTAAGTTGGTTATCTTGGGTGATGGTGCTTGTGGTAAAACTTCTTTACTAAACGTTTTCACCAGAGGTTATTTTCCAAAGGTTTATGAACCTACGGTTTTTGAAAACTATATTCACgatatttttgttgatgGTCAGCATATTACTCTATCCTTATGGGATACTGCCGGCCAAGAAGAATTTGACAGGCTAAGAAGTCTAAGTTACAATGATACCCACGTTATAATGTTATGTTTCAGTGTTGATTCAAAAGAttcttttgaaaatgtTCAAAGCAAATGGTGTGGTGAAATTGCCGATTTTTGCGAAGGCGTGAAGTTAGTTTTGGTTGCTTTAAAATGTGATTTAAGAGCTGAGACTCAAAATCCTCAAATATTGAACCCGGCAACTATCAATGGTACTAATAATacagataataataacaataatatacgaaacaataatacaatTACTTATGAAGAGGGATTAGCTATGGCAAAGAAAATTGGTGCCCTAAGATATTTGGAGTGTTCTGCTAAACTGAACAAGGGTGTTAATGAAGCTTTTACTGAAGCTGCTCGTGTAGCCTTGACAGCTGTTCCTAAAGGCTCAGAAGACcattataacaataacaacaacaacaacaataataataataataataataataataacagtaccAATAATGTTAATATCAAtcgtaataataacaataatagagGAAATTCCCAACGAAACACAAATGAGTTGTCTAAGATTAAGTCCAATAGTAGTGGCTGTACGCTTATGTAA